From Paenibacillus graminis:
TCCTGAAGATGAAAGGGCCGCTGACGATCGCTGCGCTCGCGGAGGAGCTGGGGATCACGGAAATGGGTGTCCGGCGCCACGTGCTTCAGCTGGAACAGGAATCGCTGGCCAAAACCAAAGCCGTCCGCCAGGCTATGGGCCGTCCGCTTCATGTGTATTCGCTGACAGAACGGGCGGAAGACCATTTTCCCAAAAGCTATCATAATCTGGCGCTGGAGCTGCTGCGCGAGCTGGACCACGGCAGCGGACAGGAGGCGGTTAATGTTCTGTTTGAAGGCCGCAGGAAGCGTATGCTGGCCCAGTATGCGCCCATGATGGAGAACCGGAATCTGGAAGAGCGTGTCGCCGAGTTGTCCTCCATCCAGAATGCGGGCGGCTATATGGCCGAGTGGAATCAGGAAGAGGACGGCTCTTATGTGATGCAGGAATATAACTGTCCAATCCGCCAGGTTGCAACCCAATACCGCAAGGCCTGCCAGTGTGAACAAGCGCTGTTCGAGGAGCTGCTGGGGGCGAAGGTTACACGCACGGAATGTATGGCTGAAGGCGGACAGAGCTGCCGGTACGCTATTATTCCCAGCAAGAAAGGCAAATCTCCGGAATTGAGTGTATAACAGTCACAGGACAAACTCTCTTTGCTTATGATATAGCAGAACTAGGCGATCGCCCGGATGGCCGGGCAGAGGCTCAAATAGAATCCAAGGGAGAGATGAGACATGAAAAAAGACACCAAAAGCTTGCTGTGGGGTATTCTGGCCGGCAGTGTGGTGGGTTCGGTAACGGCTTTGCTGTTCGCTCCTAAAGCCGGTAAAGAGCTGCGCAAAGACATTGCGGAGGGAACCACGGAAGCTGCCCACAAAGTGCAGGAGATTGCCGGAGCGGCAAGCGACAAAAGCACAGAGCTGTACAGCAAAGCCAAAGACGCGGTAGAGTCTGTTGTCATTGAGGTTAAGGAGTGGAGCAGACAATACACCGGGGCTGATGAAGAAAAGGCGGTTGTGGTAAGCGGAATTGCTGCCGAAGGAGACACCGCTGAAGCCGCCTTTGATGAAGCTGCTCAAGCAGCGCTGGATGAAGCGGAAGCCCGGATTGACGCCGAAACAGATGCTGATACTGTTGTGGAAGATGACACAACAAACGGCAAAGACGGCAGTGGAATCGCTTAAGCTGGCGGAAATCAAGTGAATCAGCCTTTTGCAGGGCACGGCGAAGCCGTTTCTCCTTGGCGGAGAGGTATGGTGAATTTTTTCCGGCCTAGAGCCGCTTTTCGCATTCTTGCGGAAGGCGGCTCTTGAACTGTCCAGGGTTTTGGAGTATCATCTGCAATTGGGGCTGAAGCCCAGGTACATTTTGTTTTAGCCTTACATAAGCTACACAAAACAAGTAAAAGGAAGCGGTGTGTTCGTGCAGCAAGCTATCGCAATACTAGATTCAGGTGTGGGGGGACTCACGGTTGTCAAGGAAGTGATGAGACAGCTCCCACGGGAGAAGATCATTTATTTCGGTGATACTGCCAGGGCCCCGTACGGACCCCGTTCGACAGAAGAAGTGAAAATGTTCACCGAACAGATTGTGGACTATTTAATTCAATTTAATCCCAAAATGATTGTTATCGCCTGCAATACAGCAACTGCGGCCGCACTTGACTATATCTCAGCCAAAGTATCCATTCCCGTCATCGGCGTCATTCATCCGGGTGCGCGTG
This genomic window contains:
- a CDS encoding YtxH domain-containing protein, giving the protein MKKDTKSLLWGILAGSVVGSVTALLFAPKAGKELRKDIAEGTTEAAHKVQEIAGAASDKSTELYSKAKDAVESVVIEVKEWSRQYTGADEEKAVVVSGIAAEGDTAEAAFDEAAQAALDEAEARIDAETDADTVVEDDTTNGKDGSGIA
- a CDS encoding helix-turn-helix transcriptional regulator; the protein is MMKKGQESGSTRRMIMTLLKMKGPLTIAALAEELGITEMGVRRHVLQLEQESLAKTKAVRQAMGRPLHVYSLTERAEDHFPKSYHNLALELLRELDHGSGQEAVNVLFEGRRKRMLAQYAPMMENRNLEERVAELSSIQNAGGYMAEWNQEEDGSYVMQEYNCPIRQVATQYRKACQCEQALFEELLGAKVTRTECMAEGGQSCRYAIIPSKKGKSPELSV